A region of Pyxidicoccus parkwaysis DNA encodes the following proteins:
- a CDS encoding serine/threonine-protein kinase, protein MPSTEDASGARRDEPTSPTHDAPTQLPTPQPALTLGAYLRGLGRLSAREVLELVEPLSGFLEQAAAPAGSALTVDRVVLEGGLARLSTSLVPGVGAAPAEPGERVRQLGALLYEAASGKVPETPLQPLEGELACLNAPLFRCLDAEPAARFADLAEARKALRSAVESGGMEATWFRTPPPPAAPVPPPQPAVASPVANLGEVLGNYQLERVLGEGAMGVVYEARHVRLDKRVAVKILKPQHVVDHSLVQRFFQEARAVNAINHENIVEIFDFVEEPAPAQAIPRIYCVLELLQGVSLRGLLERETPSVRRSVRIVEQLCAALGAAHRTGVVHRDIKPDNVFVTARGHEPDFVKVLDFGVAKLTSGRLAKNPDTFAGAVIGTPGYMAPEQASGLEVDGRADLYAVGTVLYELLSGRRPFEPTNLGTWAVDLIVRPPPPLPETTSAGEPIPPELAAVTLRCLEKAPEDRFASMDALAAALRPFAHGPIPLVTPAALVPAHSSVELTAPTPTPLPALVRVIEPAPGKRHRWPLLAVAGIALLAIPGAIVWTRTRAPSIQETPPAAVQVSPPTAAQGATSTPGQTVAPDTTPTIEAPTPAEVVLEVRSTPSGARVIQDDTGETLGVTPLQLTVSEPRALRFELRGYRTAQATAQPEAGADVDVTLTPSKAATGGKPPRPKRGARLQSTDATLNPFHK, encoded by the coding sequence ATGCCATCGACCGAAGACGCATCGGGTGCTCGGCGCGATGAGCCCACGTCTCCCACGCACGACGCGCCCACGCAGCTCCCCACGCCACAACCGGCGCTCACGCTGGGGGCCTACCTGCGGGGCCTCGGGCGGCTCTCCGCGCGCGAGGTGCTGGAGCTCGTCGAGCCGCTGAGCGGCTTCCTGGAGCAGGCCGCCGCGCCCGCTGGCAGCGCGCTGACGGTGGACCGGGTGGTGCTGGAGGGTGGGCTGGCGCGGCTGTCCACGTCGCTGGTGCCCGGTGTGGGCGCCGCGCCCGCGGAGCCGGGGGAGCGCGTCCGGCAGCTCGGGGCGCTGCTGTACGAGGCCGCGTCGGGGAAGGTTCCGGAGACGCCGTTGCAGCCGCTGGAAGGAGAGCTGGCGTGCCTGAATGCGCCGCTGTTCCGTTGCCTGGACGCGGAGCCGGCGGCGCGGTTCGCGGACCTCGCGGAGGCGCGCAAGGCGCTGCGCTCGGCGGTGGAGTCCGGTGGGATGGAGGCGACGTGGTTCCGCACGCCGCCTCCTCCGGCGGCGCCAGTGCCTCCACCACAGCCGGCGGTTGCGAGCCCGGTGGCGAACCTGGGCGAGGTGCTCGGCAACTACCAGCTCGAGCGCGTCCTCGGTGAAGGGGCCATGGGCGTGGTGTACGAGGCCCGGCACGTGCGGCTGGACAAGCGGGTGGCGGTGAAGATTCTGAAGCCGCAGCACGTGGTGGACCACTCGCTGGTGCAGCGGTTCTTCCAGGAGGCGCGGGCGGTCAACGCCATCAACCACGAGAACATCGTGGAGATTTTCGACTTCGTGGAGGAACCGGCTCCCGCGCAGGCGATTCCGCGCATCTACTGCGTGCTGGAGCTGCTCCAGGGCGTCAGCCTCCGGGGGCTGCTGGAGCGAGAGACGCCCTCCGTGCGGCGCTCGGTGCGCATCGTGGAGCAGCTCTGCGCGGCGCTCGGGGCGGCACACCGCACGGGCGTCGTGCACCGGGACATCAAGCCGGACAATGTCTTCGTGACGGCGCGGGGCCACGAGCCGGACTTCGTGAAGGTGCTCGACTTCGGCGTGGCGAAGCTGACCAGCGGGCGGCTGGCGAAGAACCCGGACACGTTCGCGGGCGCGGTGATTGGGACGCCGGGCTACATGGCGCCGGAGCAGGCGTCGGGGCTGGAGGTCGATGGGCGCGCGGACCTCTACGCAGTGGGCACGGTGCTGTACGAGCTGCTCTCCGGGCGGCGCCCGTTCGAGCCGACGAACCTGGGCACGTGGGCGGTGGACCTCATCGTGAGGCCACCGCCGCCGCTGCCCGAGACGACGTCCGCGGGAGAGCCGATTCCGCCCGAGCTCGCGGCGGTGACGCTGCGCTGTCTGGAGAAGGCACCGGAGGACCGCTTCGCGTCGATGGACGCGCTCGCCGCCGCGCTGCGGCCGTTCGCGCATGGGCCCATTCCGCTCGTGACGCCAGCAGCGCTCGTGCCCGCGCACTCTTCGGTGGAGCTCACAGCGCCCACGCCCACTCCGTTGCCCGCGCTGGTACGGGTCATCGAGCCTGCGCCGGGAAAGCGCCACCGGTGGCCATTGCTCGCCGTCGCGGGCATCGCGCTGCTCGCCATTCCGGGCGCCATCGTGTGGACGCGCACGAGAGCCCCGAGCATTCAGGAGACACCGCCGGCAGCCGTGCAGGTATCCCCGCCGACGGCCGCCCAGGGCGCAACGAGCACACCGGGCCAGACCGTCGCGCCGGACACGACGCCCACGATTGAAGCGCCCACTCCGGCCGAGGTCGTCCTCGAAGTCCGCTCGACGCCCTCCGGCGCGCGAGTGATTCAAGACGACACGGGAGAGACCCTCGGCGTCACTCCGCTCCAGCTCACCGTGTCCGAGCCACGCGCCCTGCGCTTCGAGCTACGGGGTTACCGTACGGCGCAGGCCACGGCACAGCCCGAGGCGGGCGCCGACGTCGACGTGACGCTGACTCCGAGCAAGGCCGCGACAGGAGGCAAGCCACCGCGACCCAAGCGAGGCGCTAGACTCCAGTCCACAGATGCAACCCTCAATCCGTTTCACAAATAG
- a CDS encoding tetratricopeptide repeat protein, which produces MQPSIRFTNSWLLVVLLPLLAAAEPPKPGTPGKKDDPKAEARVLFDYAQREYDLGNFNDALSGYSEAYRLLPEPALLFNIGQCHRQLGQYERAAFFYRRYLALDPESPDAPLVNQLIQQMEAKQAELEQKSRSTALAVPLTPEAESKEQKSSGSAFLRSRWFWVGVGVVAVGATTTVLLTRSSEPHANLGTVTVP; this is translated from the coding sequence ATGCAACCCTCAATCCGTTTCACAAATAGCTGGCTGCTCGTCGTCCTGCTGCCCCTGCTCGCCGCCGCCGAACCGCCGAAGCCGGGCACGCCCGGCAAGAAGGACGACCCGAAGGCCGAAGCACGCGTGCTCTTCGACTACGCGCAGCGCGAGTACGACCTCGGCAACTTCAACGACGCGCTCAGCGGCTACTCGGAGGCCTACCGCCTGCTGCCCGAGCCCGCGCTGCTCTTCAACATCGGCCAGTGCCACCGCCAGCTCGGCCAGTACGAGCGGGCCGCGTTCTTCTACCGCCGCTACCTCGCGCTGGACCCGGAGTCGCCGGACGCGCCGCTCGTCAATCAGCTCATCCAGCAGATGGAGGCGAAGCAGGCCGAGCTCGAACAGAAGTCCAGGTCCACGGCCCTCGCCGTGCCCCTGACGCCCGAAGCGGAGTCGAAGGAGCAGAAGTCCTCCGGCTCCGCCTTCCTGCGCAGCCGCTGGTTCTGGGTGGGCGTGGGCGTGGTCGCCGTGGGGGCCACCACCACGGTGCTGCTCACGCGCTCCAGCGAGCCGCACGCCAACCTGGGCACGGTGACGGTGCCATGA
- a CDS encoding response regulator, with translation METVLVVDDEQGILEALADLLREEGYRVVTASHGREALERMTELRPDLVLTDWMMPVLDGPALIGRIRAEPAFQGVALLGMSAVDVSALRRQYPDMPFLQKPFDIGTLLKQVRKALDSRQR, from the coding sequence ATGGAGACGGTCCTGGTGGTGGATGACGAGCAGGGCATCCTGGAAGCCCTGGCGGACCTTCTCCGTGAGGAGGGCTACCGCGTCGTGACGGCCTCTCATGGCCGTGAAGCGCTGGAGCGCATGACGGAGCTTCGTCCCGACCTCGTCCTCACCGACTGGATGATGCCGGTGTTGGACGGGCCGGCCCTCATCGGGCGCATCCGGGCCGAGCCGGCGTTCCAGGGCGTGGCCCTGCTGGGGATGAGCGCGGTGGACGTCTCGGCGCTGCGGCGGCAGTACCCGGACATGCCCTTCCTCCAGAAACCCTTCGACATCGGCACGCTGCTGAAGCAGGTCCGCAAGGCCCTGGACTCGAGGCAGCGCTGA
- a CDS encoding ATPase domain-containing protein: MSSSEQPARTDARVSTGVPGLDSVLGGGLVPSGVYIVVGEPGAGKTLLANQLCYHQARAGARCLYVTLLAESHARMLANMRDMAFFDSALLPEGVYYVSGFRTLEEQGLPGLLELLRREVRNHNASILVLDGLVQAQEAAGSQRDFKKFIHELQVAAGLARFTSLMLTSDGPTAHPEYTMVDGILELRERTAGVRSWRELQVRKFRGSATLAGVHGFRITQAGLEVFPRLEARVRRVPPPDPGIYRVHFGIPSLDALFPGGLAAGSTSLVLGPPGVGKTMMGSSLLAEGLRQGETCLFMGFYEPPNRLLNKAASAGIDLKSWVDDGRLNIIWQPPAECILDVLADQLLSDVRKRKVKRVFVDGLSAMTQATPETSRMASFFAALTQELRCEGATTLFGLETPRLFGPVLDVPLESGPSAVAENLFFLRHVELEGRLRRLLSIFKLRDTDYDPTLREFVISRQGIEVLPPFSVAVDTLLTGLARHPGGGHS, from the coding sequence ATGTCCTCTTCCGAGCAGCCCGCGCGAACGGACGCGCGTGTCTCCACGGGTGTGCCAGGGCTCGACTCCGTGCTGGGCGGCGGTCTCGTGCCGTCCGGCGTCTACATCGTCGTGGGTGAACCCGGCGCGGGGAAGACGCTCCTCGCCAACCAGCTCTGCTACCACCAGGCGCGCGCAGGCGCGCGCTGCCTCTACGTCACGCTGCTGGCCGAGTCCCACGCCCGCATGCTCGCGAACATGCGCGACATGGCGTTCTTCGACTCCGCGCTGCTGCCCGAGGGCGTCTACTACGTCAGCGGCTTCCGCACGCTGGAGGAGCAGGGGCTGCCGGGCCTGCTGGAGTTGCTGCGGCGCGAGGTGCGCAACCACAACGCCAGCATCCTGGTTCTGGACGGGCTGGTGCAGGCGCAGGAGGCGGCCGGCAGCCAGCGCGACTTCAAGAAGTTCATCCACGAGCTGCAGGTCGCCGCGGGCCTGGCGCGCTTCACCTCGCTGATGCTCACCAGCGACGGCCCCACCGCCCACCCGGAGTACACCATGGTGGACGGCATCCTGGAGCTGCGCGAGCGCACCGCCGGCGTGCGCTCGTGGCGCGAGCTCCAGGTGCGCAAGTTCCGCGGCAGCGCCACGCTGGCCGGCGTCCACGGCTTCCGCATCACCCAGGCGGGCCTGGAGGTATTCCCCCGCCTGGAGGCGCGGGTGCGCCGCGTGCCGCCGCCGGACCCGGGCATCTACCGCGTCCACTTCGGCATCCCCTCATTGGACGCGCTCTTCCCGGGGGGGCTGGCCGCGGGCTCCACCTCGCTCGTGCTCGGCCCCCCGGGGGTCGGCAAGACGATGATGGGCAGCAGCCTGCTCGCCGAGGGACTGAGGCAGGGCGAAACGTGCCTCTTCATGGGCTTCTACGAGCCGCCCAACCGCCTGCTCAACAAGGCAGCGTCCGCGGGAATCGACCTGAAGAGCTGGGTGGACGACGGGCGGCTGAACATCATCTGGCAGCCCCCCGCGGAGTGCATCCTCGACGTGCTCGCGGACCAGCTCCTGTCGGACGTGCGCAAGCGCAAGGTGAAGCGCGTCTTCGTGGACGGCCTGAGCGCGATGACGCAGGCCACGCCGGAGACGTCGCGCATGGCGTCCTTCTTCGCCGCGCTCACCCAGGAGCTGCGCTGCGAGGGAGCCACCACCCTGTTCGGTCTGGAGACGCCGCGGCTCTTCGGCCCGGTGCTGGACGTGCCCCTGGAGTCAGGCCCGTCCGCGGTGGCTGAAAACCTCTTCTTCCTGCGCCACGTCGAGCTCGAGGGCCGGCTGCGCAGGCTGCTGTCCATCTTCAAGCTCCGGGATACCGACTACGACCCCACCCTGCGTGAATTCGTCATCTCGCGTCAGGGCATCGAGGTGTTGCCCCCCTTCAGCGTCGCCGTGGACACCCTGCTGACGGGCCTTGCCCGGCATCCGGGCGGTGGCCATTCCTGA
- a CDS encoding PAS domain-containing sensor histidine kinase, with product MADIQPEPASTPSAGAPDLHETARELTRAWREHEALIDSVDGIVWEADPAFRFTLVSKQAERLLGYPLRCWYEDPGFWLKHLHPDDREWAASHCREAVEQCLPHEMEYRMLASDGRVVWLRDIVSVVPGEDGRPRRLRGIMVDVTVQRRTQERLEQTVALLEATLDSTADGLLVVGLDGHVLASNKRFHQLWGLATARLDATDASLLEEVRKKVKDPDAFMTRVRELYTTPEAESFDVVELRDGRVLERYSAPQRQRGVVTGRVWSFRDISPRVHAEQEREQLLRDANEAIQVRDDFLSIASHELKTPLTPLRLNLQMLKHALEADQAVTPGRVDKALGQVRRLSALVNDLLDASCVGAGRMELQRMPMSLPELVHEVFSDFRSVSETHVLTYDAPDEDVPVLGDRGRLAQVMTNLLENALKYSPLGGAVRVSLTHSGGDAVITVADSGIGIPKEEQAHLFERFFRARNAPVSGFGGLGLGLYICRDIVERHGGHIWVESELGHGSTFHVSLPALAVQPLHEAHV from the coding sequence ATGGCAGACATCCAGCCCGAACCGGCGAGCACTCCTTCGGCTGGAGCCCCGGACCTCCATGAGACGGCGCGGGAGCTGACGCGCGCCTGGCGCGAGCACGAGGCGCTCATCGACAGCGTGGACGGCATCGTCTGGGAGGCCGACCCGGCCTTCCGCTTCACGCTCGTGAGCAAGCAGGCGGAGCGGCTGCTCGGGTATCCGTTGCGGTGCTGGTACGAGGACCCGGGCTTCTGGCTGAAGCACCTGCACCCGGACGACCGGGAGTGGGCGGCCTCTCACTGCCGTGAGGCGGTGGAGCAGTGCCTCCCCCACGAGATGGAGTACCGGATGCTCGCGTCGGACGGGCGCGTCGTCTGGCTGAGGGACATCGTCTCGGTGGTGCCGGGCGAGGACGGCCGGCCCCGCCGGCTGCGCGGCATCATGGTGGACGTCACCGTGCAGCGCCGCACGCAGGAGCGCCTGGAGCAGACGGTGGCGTTGCTGGAGGCCACGCTCGACTCGACGGCGGACGGGCTGCTGGTGGTGGGGCTCGACGGGCACGTGCTGGCCTCCAACAAGCGCTTCCACCAGCTCTGGGGGCTGGCCACGGCGCGGCTGGACGCCACGGACGCGTCCCTCCTCGAGGAGGTGCGCAAGAAGGTGAAGGACCCGGACGCCTTCATGACGCGTGTGCGGGAGCTGTACACCACGCCGGAGGCGGAGAGCTTCGACGTGGTGGAGTTGCGCGACGGGCGCGTCCTGGAGCGCTACTCGGCGCCCCAGCGGCAGCGCGGCGTCGTCACCGGCCGCGTCTGGAGCTTCCGGGACATCTCCCCGCGCGTGCACGCGGAGCAGGAGCGAGAGCAACTGCTGCGAGACGCGAACGAGGCCATCCAGGTGCGCGACGACTTCCTCTCCATCGCCTCGCACGAGCTGAAGACACCGCTGACGCCGCTGCGCCTCAACCTCCAGATGCTGAAGCACGCGCTGGAGGCGGACCAGGCCGTCACGCCCGGGCGCGTGGACAAGGCGCTGGGGCAGGTGCGCCGGCTGTCGGCGCTGGTGAATGACCTGCTGGACGCGTCATGCGTGGGCGCGGGGCGGATGGAGCTGCAGCGCATGCCCATGTCGCTGCCGGAGCTGGTGCACGAGGTGTTCTCCGACTTCCGCTCGGTGAGCGAGACGCATGTGCTCACGTATGACGCCCCCGACGAGGACGTGCCCGTCCTGGGCGACCGCGGCCGGCTGGCGCAGGTGATGACGAACCTGCTGGAGAACGCGCTGAAGTACAGCCCGCTGGGCGGCGCGGTGCGCGTGTCGCTCACGCACTCGGGGGGCGATGCCGTCATCACGGTGGCGGACTCCGGCATCGGCATTCCAAAAGAAGAGCAGGCGCACCTCTTCGAGCGCTTCTTCCGCGCGCGCAACGCGCCGGTGTCGGGCTTCGGAGGGCTGGGGCTGGGGCTCTACATCTGCCGCGACATCGTCGAGCGGCACGGCGGGCACATCTGGGTGGAGAGCGAGCTGGGGCATGGCTCCACGTTCCACGTCTCATTGCCGGCACTGGCCGTGCAGCCACTGCACGAAGCGCACGTGTGA
- a CDS encoding DUF6310 domain-containing protein, whose translation MAAPEIVVGTVIVIGVVVVGVAIKEAMDAYELRGSSSDEVEPAPQTKPAPQEPSANRKPKPEPSGQDWFPPVPTEPVERERRPECRPVPVPHRGGNGPHNDCADLLPQNSFPGWDVLVNDKQFDALVLVTRTLWDVKTDKFEKHNLHSQQFFARVKLPELQREKRLAEACGYKFVVGVRSAAHKAAIKRLDPNLDVVVMDWC comes from the coding sequence TTGGCTGCTCCCGAGATTGTTGTGGGCACAGTCATCGTTATTGGCGTGGTGGTGGTGGGAGTTGCCATCAAGGAAGCGATGGATGCGTATGAGCTGCGAGGGAGCAGTTCGGACGAGGTAGAGCCCGCGCCCCAGACGAAGCCCGCCCCGCAGGAGCCCTCCGCGAATCGAAAGCCCAAGCCCGAGCCATCAGGGCAGGACTGGTTCCCCCCGGTGCCGACCGAGCCAGTGGAGCGAGAGCGCCGCCCGGAGTGCAGGCCCGTCCCGGTGCCGCACCGAGGCGGAAACGGCCCGCACAACGACTGCGCCGACCTCCTTCCGCAGAACAGCTTCCCCGGCTGGGACGTGCTTGTTAATGACAAGCAATTCGACGCACTGGTGCTTGTTACGCGGACTCTATGGGACGTCAAGACTGATAAATTCGAAAAACACAACCTTCATTCCCAGCAGTTCTTTGCCCGAGTGAAGCTGCCGGAACTACAACGCGAGAAAAGGCTCGCAGAGGCTTGTGGATACAAATTTGTCGTTGGCGTGCGAAGTGCCGCTCACAAGGCTGCTATCAAACGGCTGGATCCCAACCTGGACGTCGTAGTGATGGACTGGTGCTAA
- a CDS encoding DUF5953 family protein, giving the protein MSVFPDELGIIVYAPALGGDDKRPLAIVHGMESALGGLRLDWTYSEKEAFVALRHRDEWIATDRTDNGFPFICNDDRSRPVTITGWENPNGLAAGGAPHLEVHGSLHLDAATISAAAGVLAAIGEGARGFWGHATPFNAGAEIAEQTTSTSAGPPSPPRGLPALKLSRDIRSPEIPHRLGWLNYWSAAAARAIGFPDLARDADLLSRARRTASGGWVVQLTHAPLDLDDPAHLDALKRAYERFPEIGGRSAP; this is encoded by the coding sequence ATGTCAGTCTTCCCTGACGAACTCGGCATCATTGTTTATGCGCCTGCCCTCGGAGGCGATGACAAGCGCCCCCTCGCTATCGTTCATGGCATGGAAAGCGCGCTTGGTGGTCTACGGCTGGACTGGACGTATTCCGAGAAGGAAGCGTTTGTTGCGTTGCGTCACCGCGATGAGTGGATTGCGACAGACAGGACTGACAACGGGTTTCCGTTCATTTGCAACGATGACAGAAGCCGCCCGGTGACGATTACCGGCTGGGAGAACCCGAACGGGCTTGCGGCAGGGGGGGCGCCGCATTTGGAAGTTCATGGTTCACTGCACCTGGACGCCGCCACCATTTCAGCGGCGGCGGGTGTGTTGGCTGCCATTGGGGAAGGCGCTCGCGGTTTCTGGGGACATGCAACGCCGTTCAACGCGGGGGCGGAGATCGCCGAACAGACGACGTCAACATCAGCCGGGCCACCTTCCCCGCCCCGAGGGCTGCCAGCACTCAAGCTTTCGAGGGACATTCGCTCGCCTGAGATTCCGCATCGCCTGGGGTGGCTGAATTATTGGTCTGCCGCTGCCGCACGCGCCATCGGGTTCCCGGACCTGGCCAGGGACGCGGACCTGCTTTCACGGGCGAGGCGCACGGCATCGGGCGGGTGGGTCGTGCAGCTCACCCATGCACCGCTCGACCTCGACGACCCCGCGCACCTGGACGCGCTGAAACGGGCCTACGAGCGCTTCCCGGAGATCGGCGGTCGCTCGGCGCCTTGA
- a CDS encoding short-chain fatty acid transporter: METLVRIAEGLGRFSARFVPSAFAIAVLLSLLTMGLAMGWAGAEPPKVLDAWGGGFWELLTFSMQMALVMFTGYLLALTRPVRWLLERVAGLAHTPRGAVTLMASVSMGLAYINWGLSLVASAMLVRFIARRRPDVDYRLLVACAYFGLGATWHAGLSASAPLLVATPGHFLEKSIGVLPIDTTLFSAFNLGLTAVVVAGLTLLAWALHPKPENTVRVDPAVLEKLADFVPPERPAEKSPAIWMDNSRLLNLVFGGLGVLWLGRHLWMNGGWRALNLNVVNFTFLMSAVLLHGTPARLLKASEEAAGVLSGIVLQFPLYAGIYGIFKATGLTDRIGELFVSLSTKETFPAIVYLYSGVVNYFVPSGGSKWAIEAPYLLDAAKTLGVAPEKVVLAYAWGDMATDLIQPFWALPLLGVARLEFKDILGFLLVAFLAYLPLVTLAFFLFG, encoded by the coding sequence GTGGAGACCCTCGTCCGCATCGCAGAAGGACTCGGCCGTTTCTCCGCGCGCTTCGTGCCCAGCGCCTTCGCCATCGCGGTGCTGCTCAGCCTGCTCACCATGGGCCTCGCCATGGGCTGGGCGGGCGCCGAGCCTCCCAAGGTCCTCGACGCCTGGGGCGGCGGCTTCTGGGAGCTCCTCACCTTCTCCATGCAGATGGCCCTGGTGATGTTCACCGGCTACCTGCTCGCCCTCACCCGCCCGGTGCGCTGGCTGCTCGAGCGCGTGGCCGGGCTCGCGCACACCCCGCGCGGCGCCGTGACGCTGATGGCCTCCGTCTCCATGGGCCTCGCGTACATCAACTGGGGCCTGTCCCTCGTCGCAAGCGCCATGCTGGTGCGCTTCATCGCGCGCCGCCGGCCGGACGTGGACTACCGCCTGCTCGTCGCGTGCGCGTACTTCGGCCTCGGCGCCACGTGGCACGCGGGCCTGTCCGCCTCCGCGCCGCTGCTCGTCGCCACGCCCGGCCACTTCCTGGAGAAGAGCATCGGCGTGCTCCCCATCGACACGACGCTCTTCTCCGCCTTCAACCTCGGCCTCACCGCCGTCGTCGTGGCCGGCCTGACGCTGCTCGCCTGGGCCCTGCATCCCAAGCCCGAGAACACCGTGCGCGTGGACCCCGCCGTGCTGGAGAAGCTCGCGGACTTCGTCCCGCCCGAGCGCCCCGCCGAGAAGAGCCCCGCCATCTGGATGGACAACTCGCGCCTGCTCAACCTCGTCTTCGGCGGGCTGGGCGTGCTGTGGCTGGGCCGCCACCTGTGGATGAACGGCGGCTGGCGCGCGCTCAACCTCAACGTGGTCAACTTCACCTTCCTCATGTCCGCGGTGCTGCTGCACGGCACGCCCGCGCGCCTGCTCAAGGCCAGCGAGGAGGCCGCCGGCGTGCTGAGCGGCATCGTCCTCCAGTTCCCGCTGTACGCCGGCATCTACGGCATCTTCAAGGCCACCGGCCTCACGGACCGCATCGGCGAGCTCTTCGTCTCGCTCTCCACGAAGGAGACGTTCCCCGCCATCGTCTATCTCTACAGCGGCGTGGTGAACTACTTCGTCCCCTCCGGCGGCTCCAAGTGGGCCATCGAAGCGCCCTACCTGCTGGACGCGGCGAAGACGCTGGGCGTCGCGCCGGAGAAGGTGGTGCTCGCCTACGCCTGGGGCGACATGGCGACGGACCTCATCCAGCCCTTCTGGGCGCTGCCGCTGCTCGGCGTGGCGCGCTTGGAGTTCAAGGACATCCTCGGCTTCCTCCTGGTGGCGTTCCTGGCCTACCTGCCGCTGGTGACGCTGGCCTTCTTCCTCTTCGGATGA